A part of Roseitalea porphyridii genomic DNA contains:
- the rpsR gene encoding 30S ribosomal protein S18: MVDINQLPTRRPFHRRRKTCPFSGANAPKIDYKDVKLLQRYVSERGKIVPSRITAVSMKKQRELAKAIKRARFLGLLPYVTK; encoded by the coding sequence ATGGTCGATATCAACCAGCTTCCGACGCGCCGGCCCTTCCATCGCCGCCGCAAGACCTGCCCGTTCTCGGGCGCCAACGCTCCGAAGATCGACTACAAGGACGTCAAGCTGCTTCAGCGCTACGTTTCCGAACGCGGCAAGATCGTGCCTTCGCGCATCACCGCCGTGTCGATGAAGAAGCAGCGCGAACTGGCAAAGGCGATCAAGCGGGCCCGCTTCCTGGGCCTTCTGCCCTACGTGACGAAGTAA
- the rplI gene encoding 50S ribosomal protein L9: protein MKVILLERIAKLGAIGDEVTVKPGFARNYLLPTGRALRANEANRARFAAERDQIEARNAERKAAAAQIAQDLDGKDFIVVRSAGETGQLYGSVSTRDIADFLSDAGFSVGRNQVDLKNPIKTIGLHEVDIVLHPEVETKITLNVARSADEAERQAAGEDLSSADAIYGANEDAFESLADFDEEGFAAEGEVFEEGAAPSEGEETDETQQSA, encoded by the coding sequence ATGAAAGTCATTTTGCTTGAACGCATCGCCAAGCTCGGCGCGATCGGCGACGAAGTCACCGTCAAGCCGGGCTTTGCCCGCAACTACCTGCTGCCGACCGGCCGTGCCCTGCGCGCCAACGAGGCCAACCGGGCCCGCTTTGCCGCCGAGCGCGATCAGATCGAGGCCCGCAACGCCGAACGCAAGGCCGCAGCCGCGCAGATCGCCCAGGACCTCGACGGCAAGGACTTCATCGTCGTGCGCTCGGCCGGCGAGACCGGCCAGCTCTACGGCTCGGTGTCCACCCGCGACATCGCCGACTTCCTGTCCGATGCCGGATTCAGCGTCGGCCGCAACCAGGTCGATCTGAAGAATCCGATCAAGACGATCGGTCTGCACGAGGTCGACATCGTGCTGCACCCGGAAGTCGAGACCAAGATCACGCTGAACGTCGCCCGCTCGGCCGACGAGGCCGAACGCCAGGCCGCCGGCGAGGACCTCTCCTCGGCCGATGCGATCTATGGCGCCAACGAGGACGCGTTCGAATCGCTGGCCGACTTCGACGAAGAGGGCTTTGCGGCCGAGGGCGAGGTCTTCGAGGAAGGCGCCGCGCCTTCCGAAGGCGAAGAGACCGACGAGACGCAGCAGTCGGCCTGA
- the alr gene encoding alanine racemase has translation MSTDSDCAELAGGRLDIDLAAIVANWRDLDRRSRPGRAAAVVKADAYGLGAARVVPALVAAGCETFFVALPAEGAAIRPHAAGARIFVLEGAHAGSVGVLRGHGLIPALASMDQVRLWAEKGGGAPCALQVDTGMNRLGLDVDEAVRLAGDGGLCARLTIVHLMSHFACADEPDDPLNRRQVETFRQAVAAFGDVESSLSNSAGVLGGGAFGHAITRPGIALYGGEAVNGLANPMRPVVRLDARIVQVRSARAGETVSYGAAHRLSRDSRIAIASVGYADGYPRSGSGAGVPLRDAVGEGHAGFVGGHRAPLLGRVTMDLTCFDVTDVPEEALAGGRIELIGPNRPLDDVARACGTIGYEILTGLGPRYRRRYPNESGH, from the coding sequence ATGAGCACGGATTCGGATTGCGCGGAACTGGCCGGCGGCCGGCTGGATATCGACCTTGCGGCGATCGTCGCCAACTGGCGCGATCTAGACCGCAGGTCACGGCCCGGCCGGGCGGCGGCGGTGGTCAAGGCCGACGCCTACGGGCTCGGTGCGGCGCGGGTCGTGCCGGCGCTCGTCGCCGCCGGCTGCGAGACGTTCTTCGTCGCCCTGCCGGCGGAAGGGGCCGCGATCCGGCCGCACGCGGCAGGGGCGCGCATCTTCGTGCTCGAGGGCGCGCATGCGGGATCGGTCGGCGTGCTGCGCGGACACGGGCTGATCCCGGCGCTGGCGAGCATGGATCAGGTACGGCTGTGGGCCGAAAAGGGTGGCGGCGCGCCGTGCGCGCTGCAGGTCGACACGGGCATGAACCGGCTCGGCCTTGACGTCGACGAAGCGGTGCGACTGGCCGGCGACGGCGGACTTTGCGCGCGGCTGACCATTGTCCACCTCATGAGCCATTTCGCCTGCGCAGACGAGCCCGACGATCCGCTGAACCGTCGGCAGGTGGAGACCTTCCGGCAGGCTGTCGCCGCGTTCGGAGACGTCGAATCGAGCCTTTCGAACTCGGCCGGCGTGCTGGGGGGCGGCGCCTTCGGCCATGCGATCACCCGGCCCGGCATCGCCCTTTATGGCGGCGAGGCCGTCAACGGGCTCGCCAATCCCATGCGGCCGGTCGTCCGGCTCGACGCGCGCATCGTGCAGGTCCGCAGCGCCCGGGCCGGCGAGACGGTCTCGTACGGCGCGGCGCACCGGCTGTCGCGCGACAGCCGCATCGCGATCGCCTCGGTCGGCTATGCCGACGGCTATCCGCGATCGGGCTCGGGCGCCGGCGTGCCGCTGCGCGATGCGGTCGGCGAAGGCCATGCCGGTTTCGTCGGCGGCCACCGCGCGCCGCTGCTCGGCCGCGTCACGATGGACCTGACCTGCTTCGACGTCACCGACGTGCCGGAGGAAGCGCTCGCCGGAGGCCGGATCGAACTGATCGGGCCGAACAGACCGCTCGACGATGTCGCCCGCGCCTGCGGGACGATCGGCTACGAGATCCTCACCGGCCTCGGACCACGCTACCGGCGCCGTTATCCGAACGAGAGCGGACACTGA
- the rpsF gene encoding 30S ribosomal protein S6 produces MPLYEHVFLARQDISSGQVDELVDQFKGIISEHGGSVDKVESWGLKSLQFRIKKNRKAHYTLLNVNAPAEAVHELERQQRIHEDVLRYMTVKVDELEEGPSAMMRRDERRDRDRGPRRDGGPRRDRGGQN; encoded by the coding sequence ATGCCACTTTACGAACATGTGTTCCTGGCGCGCCAGGACATCTCCTCGGGCCAGGTCGACGAACTCGTCGACCAGTTCAAGGGGATCATCTCCGAACATGGCGGCAGCGTCGACAAGGTCGAAAGCTGGGGGCTGAAATCGCTCCAGTTCCGCATCAAGAAGAACCGCAAGGCGCACTACACGCTGCTGAACGTCAACGCGCCGGCCGAAGCCGTGCACGAACTTGAGCGCCAGCAGCGCATCCACGAGGACGTGCTGCGCTACATGACCGTCAAGGTCGACGAACTCGAGGAAGGCCCGTCGGCGATGATGCGTCGCGACGAGCGCCGCGATCGTGACCGGGGCCCGCGCCGCGATGGCGGTCCGCGCCGTGACAGGGGAGGCCAGAACTGA
- a CDS encoding CvpA family protein: MPITLLDALFIGLVLISAVLAMVRGFSREVLSIASWVAAAVAAFFFYRSLTPYVMDYVDNDLIAQLVSAGIIFLLALIIVTLITMRIADMIIDSRIGPLDRSLGFLFGAARGVIVAAVAVWFINFFVGDQQIAWIDGAKSKPFLDQVAEALVGLLPEDIGTVVPGGDTVETTDT; the protein is encoded by the coding sequence ATGCCCATCACCCTGCTTGATGCCCTCTTCATCGGCCTGGTGCTGATTTCGGCCGTGCTCGCCATGGTGCGCGGCTTTTCGCGCGAGGTGCTGTCGATCGCCTCGTGGGTGGCGGCTGCGGTGGCCGCGTTCTTCTTCTATCGGTCGCTCACCCCATACGTGATGGATTATGTCGACAACGACCTGATCGCCCAGCTCGTTTCGGCCGGCATCATCTTCCTTTTGGCGCTGATCATCGTCACGCTGATCACCATGCGCATCGCCGACATGATCATCGACAGCCGCATCGGCCCGCTCGACCGGTCGCTCGGGTTCCTTTTCGGCGCCGCGCGCGGCGTGATCGTCGCGGCGGTTGCGGTCTGGTTCATCAATTTCTTCGTCGGCGACCAGCAGATCGCCTGGATCGACGGCGCCAAGTCCAAGCCGTTCCTCGACCAGGTCGCCGAGGCGCTGGTCGGCCTGTTGCCCGAGGACATCGGCACCGTGGTGCCCGGCGGCGACACCGTCGAGACGACCGACACATGA
- a CDS encoding DUF2232 domain-containing protein → MNVNMIGIGLIAGSATALLCLGVVAGSGLSVILYFLSAVPLMVATLGWGFVAGVTGAIVAAVAIAAFANLQLAIYIVMTTILPATAAGYWMNLARPAEEIGGPAGQLAWYPLSDVIVRLAIITAGAFIVAGFLIGYGPALVDELVGEMIARLQEANPEFAFSPEGRESFMGFMTGAIPFMQPALWLMVLVGSLYLALGITRASGRLTRPRDDWPTALRLPRSGAIILAVAIAISFFSGPIGLAATAIAGALVSGFTLAGFAVFHERTRGAPWRPLAMITVYGAVLITLIAALPFFFVGLFATSRPMPVSPGGGAPPPSGTPPAST, encoded by the coding sequence ATGAACGTCAACATGATCGGCATCGGTCTGATCGCCGGCTCGGCGACCGCCCTTCTGTGTCTGGGCGTGGTCGCCGGTTCGGGCCTTTCGGTGATCCTCTATTTCCTGTCGGCGGTGCCGTTGATGGTTGCGACGCTCGGCTGGGGTTTCGTAGCCGGGGTCACGGGCGCGATCGTCGCCGCAGTCGCGATCGCCGCCTTCGCCAACCTGCAGCTTGCCATATACATCGTCATGACGACGATCCTGCCCGCCACCGCCGCCGGCTACTGGATGAACCTTGCCCGTCCGGCCGAGGAGATCGGCGGGCCTGCCGGCCAGCTCGCCTGGTATCCGCTCTCGGACGTGATCGTTCGGCTCGCCATCATCACGGCAGGCGCCTTCATCGTGGCGGGTTTTCTGATCGGGTACGGGCCGGCGCTGGTCGACGAACTGGTCGGCGAGATGATCGCCCGATTGCAGGAGGCCAATCCCGAGTTCGCCTTCTCGCCCGAGGGTCGGGAGAGCTTCATGGGCTTCATGACCGGCGCGATCCCGTTCATGCAGCCCGCGCTCTGGCTGATGGTGCTGGTCGGCTCGCTCTATCTGGCGCTCGGCATCACGCGCGCATCGGGCCGGCTGACCCGGCCGCGCGACGATTGGCCGACGGCGCTGCGGCTGCCGCGTTCTGGCGCGATCATCCTCGCCGTCGCCATCGCGATCAGCTTCTTTTCAGGACCGATCGGGCTTGCCGCAACGGCGATCGCCGGCGCGCTCGTCAGCGGTTTCACGCTGGCCGGATTTGCGGTGTTCCATGAGCGCACGCGTGGCGCGCCCTGGCGACCGCTCGCCATGATCACCGTTTATGGCGCGGTGCTGATCACGCTGATCGCCGCCCTGCCCTTCTTCTTCGTGGGCCTGTTCGCGACATCAAGGCCCATGCCGGTTTCCCCGGGCGGCGGTGCGCCGCCGCCATCGGGGACACCCCCCGCTTCCACCTGA
- the purF gene encoding amidophosphoribosyltransferase codes for MTDRRADIAAGAAEADDHFHDECGVFGIFGRIDAASYATLGLHALQHRGQEAAGMVSFDGSQFHIERHVGLIGDNFTKPSVLERLPGDRAIGHTRYATTGGAGLRNVQPLFAELDTGGLAIAHNGNITNALTVQRNLQRKGAIFSSTSDTETILHLVATSEKTDMLSRLFDAIGQLEGAFSLVALSSKKMIGCRDTLGIRPLVLGDLDGSWILASETCALDIMGARYVRDVKPGEVIVITEQGIESHFPFAPQEPRFCIFEYVYFSRPDSRVEGRNVYEVRKRIGEELAREAPVDADIVVPVPDSGVPAAVGFAQGAALPFELGIIRNHYVGRTFIQPTDAIRHMGVKLKHNANPSVLEGRSVVLVDDSIVRGTTSQKIVQMVRDAGAREVHMRIASPPTMSSCHYGVDTPERSKLLASRMSIEEMARFIRVDSLEFLTIDGLYRAVGEAARNGDAPQFCDACFTGAYPTRLLDHEGPDNVRKLSLLATPNQ; via the coding sequence ATGACCGACCGGCGTGCCGACATCGCCGCCGGAGCGGCCGAGGCGGACGACCATTTCCACGATGAATGCGGCGTGTTCGGCATCTTCGGCCGGATCGATGCCGCCTCCTACGCCACGCTCGGCCTGCACGCGCTCCAGCACCGCGGCCAGGAAGCGGCCGGCATGGTCTCGTTCGACGGCTCGCAGTTCCACATCGAGCGTCATGTCGGGCTGATCGGCGACAATTTCACCAAGCCCTCGGTGCTCGAGCGGCTGCCCGGCGACCGCGCGATCGGGCACACGCGCTACGCCACGACCGGCGGCGCGGGGCTGCGCAACGTGCAGCCGCTGTTCGCCGAACTCGACACGGGCGGGCTCGCCATCGCCCACAACGGCAACATCACCAACGCGCTGACCGTGCAGCGCAACCTGCAGCGCAAGGGCGCGATCTTCTCGTCGACATCCGATACCGAAACGATCCTGCATCTGGTCGCGACCAGCGAGAAGACCGACATGCTCTCGCGCCTTTTCGACGCGATCGGCCAGCTCGAGGGGGCGTTCTCGCTGGTGGCGCTGTCCTCCAAGAAGATGATCGGCTGCCGCGACACGCTCGGCATCCGCCCGCTCGTCCTTGGCGATCTGGACGGCTCGTGGATCCTGGCCTCGGAGACCTGTGCGCTCGACATCATGGGCGCGCGCTATGTGCGCGACGTCAAGCCGGGCGAGGTGATCGTGATCACCGAACAGGGCATCGAGAGCCACTTTCCGTTCGCCCCGCAGGAGCCGCGCTTCTGCATCTTCGAATATGTCTACTTCTCGCGCCCCGACAGCCGGGTCGAGGGCCGCAACGTCTACGAGGTGCGCAAGCGGATCGGCGAGGAACTGGCCCGCGAGGCGCCGGTCGACGCCGATATCGTCGTGCCGGTGCCCGACAGCGGCGTGCCGGCAGCGGTCGGTTTTGCGCAAGGGGCCGCCCTGCCCTTCGAACTCGGCATCATTCGCAACCATTATGTCGGCCGCACCTTCATCCAGCCGACCGACGCGATCCGCCACATGGGCGTCAAGCTCAAGCACAACGCCAACCCGTCCGTGCTCGAGGGCCGCTCGGTCGTCCTTGTCGACGATTCGATCGTGCGCGGTACGACCAGCCAGAAGATCGTGCAAATGGTGCGCGATGCGGGCGCACGCGAGGTGCACATGCGCATCGCCTCGCCGCCGACCATGTCGTCGTGCCATTACGGCGTGGACACGCCGGAACGGTCCAAGCTGCTCGCCTCGCGCATGAGCATCGAGGAAATGGCCCGCTTCATCCGGGTCGATTCGCTCGAATTCCTGACCATCGACGGTCTTTACCGCGCCGTCGGCGAGGCGGCCCGCAACGGCGACGCGCCGCAGTTCTGCGATGCCTGCTTCACCGGCGCCTATCCGACCCGGCTCCTCGACCATGAGGGACCGGACAATGTGCGCAAGCTGTCGCTGCTCGCAACGCCCAACCAGTAA
- a CDS encoding nuclear transport factor 2 family protein has product MASVQDIGQALVGYCRSNDTATALERLYADDAVSVEAFVPEGQERVTEGREGIAGKHAWWDANFEVHRAEVEGPFPSGDDRFAVIFEIDATDKGSGQREAMKEVALYHVADGKIVREEFFYSAG; this is encoded by the coding sequence ATGGCGAGCGTTCAGGACATCGGGCAGGCGCTGGTCGGCTATTGCCGGTCGAACGACACAGCCACGGCGCTCGAAAGGCTCTACGCCGACGATGCGGTGTCGGTGGAGGCGTTCGTGCCCGAGGGGCAGGAGCGGGTCACCGAGGGGCGCGAGGGGATCGCGGGCAAGCATGCCTGGTGGGACGCCAATTTCGAGGTCCATCGGGCGGAGGTCGAAGGCCCCTTCCCCAGCGGCGATGACCGGTTCGCGGTGATCTTCGAGATCGACGCGACGGACAAGGGAAGCGGCCAGCGCGAGGCGATGAAGGAGGTCGCGCTCTACCATGTCGCCGATGGCAAGATCGTGCGCGAGGAGTTCTTCTATTCCGCCGGTTAG
- a CDS encoding SDR family NAD(P)-dependent oxidoreductase — MTSMPDLNGKLALVTGASRGIGYEIALQMARAGAHVIAVARTVGGLEELDDAIKAAGGEATLVPLDLTDFEGIDRLGGVIAERWGRLDILVANAGVLGTITPVAQMKAKTFDEVMAVNVTGTWRLIRSVDPLLRSAEAGRAIVISSSVAHKAKSYWGGYAASKAAIDMLARVWAAENAKGALRINLVNPGPTRTHMRAQAMPGENPDTLPTPAQTAAKIVPLAGADVTQTGLIFDVPTGSWMDVAPPAPA; from the coding sequence ATGACTTCGATGCCCGATCTGAACGGCAAGCTCGCGCTCGTGACCGGCGCCTCACGCGGGATCGGCTACGAGATCGCGCTGCAGATGGCCCGTGCGGGCGCCCACGTCATCGCCGTCGCGCGCACGGTCGGCGGGCTCGAGGAACTCGATGACGCGATCAAGGCGGCCGGCGGCGAAGCGACGCTGGTGCCGCTCGACCTGACCGATTTCGAGGGCATCGACCGGCTCGGCGGCGTGATCGCCGAACGCTGGGGCAGGCTCGATATCCTGGTCGCCAATGCCGGCGTGCTCGGAACCATCACGCCGGTCGCGCAGATGAAGGCCAAGACCTTCGACGAGGTGATGGCCGTCAACGTCACCGGCACCTGGCGGCTGATCCGGTCGGTCGATCCGCTGCTGCGTTCGGCCGAGGCGGGCCGGGCGATCGTCATCTCCTCGTCGGTTGCCCACAAGGCCAAGTCCTACTGGGGCGGCTATGCCGCCTCCAAGGCGGCGATCGACATGCTGGCCCGCGTCTGGGCGGCCGAGAACGCCAAGGGCGCCCTGCGCATCAATCTGGTCAATCCCGGCCCCACCCGCACGCATATGCGCGCGCAGGCGATGCCGGGCGAGAACCCGGACACCCTGCCGACACCGGCGCAAACGGCCGCCAAGATCGTTCCGCTCGCCGGCGCGGACGTGACGCAGACCGGCCTGATCTTCGACGTCCCGACGGGCAGCTGGATGGATGTCGCGCCGCCGGCGCCCGCCTGA
- a CDS encoding replicative DNA helicase, which yields MADAALQLTSPETGDKGLYREPPGNIEAEQALLGAILVNNDAFYRVSDFLKPEHFLEPLHRQIFAVAGEQIRLGKTSNPVTIKTFLPAGEKVGEMTVAQYLARLAAEAVTIINAEDYGRAIYDLAIRRALIGIGEDMVNIAYDAPVEMAPGDQIEDAERRLFELAETGRYDGGFEPFNEAVRGAIDMANAAFQRDGHLSGIATGLHSLDARMGGLQPSDLVILAGRPGMGKTSLATNIAFNIAHAFRGEQQADGSIKAVDGGVVGFYSLEMSSEQLATRIISEQTEISSSKIRRGDINEADFEKLVGCANMMQRLPLYIDQTGGISIAQLAARARRLKRQRGLDVLIIDYVQLMTGSAAKANQGRVQEITEITTGLKALAKELNVPIIALSQLSRQVESRDDKRPQLSDLRESGSIEQDADVVLFVFREEYYVKNQEPRRSAEEIAGDIKTEEYLAWEEKMRKVEGTADVIVAKQRHGPTGTVQLGFQGEYTRFSDLADPGHLPERFE from the coding sequence ATGGCCGACGCAGCCCTTCAACTGACTTCACCCGAGACCGGCGACAAGGGGCTCTATCGCGAGCCGCCCGGCAACATCGAGGCCGAGCAGGCGCTGCTGGGCGCGATCCTGGTCAACAACGACGCGTTCTACCGGGTCTCGGACTTTCTGAAGCCGGAGCACTTCCTCGAGCCGCTGCACCGGCAGATCTTCGCGGTGGCCGGCGAGCAGATACGGCTCGGCAAGACCTCGAACCCGGTCACCATCAAGACCTTCCTGCCCGCCGGCGAGAAGGTCGGCGAGATGACGGTGGCGCAATATCTGGCGCGGCTGGCGGCCGAAGCCGTCACCATCATCAATGCCGAGGACTATGGCCGGGCGATCTACGATCTTGCCATCCGCCGCGCGCTGATCGGCATCGGCGAGGACATGGTCAACATCGCCTATGACGCGCCGGTGGAGATGGCGCCGGGCGACCAGATCGAGGATGCCGAACGGCGCCTGTTCGAATTGGCCGAGACCGGCCGATACGATGGCGGGTTCGAGCCGTTCAACGAGGCGGTGCGCGGGGCCATCGACATGGCCAACGCCGCCTTCCAGCGCGACGGCCATCTTTCGGGCATCGCCACGGGGCTTCATTCGCTCGATGCGCGCATGGGCGGGCTGCAGCCCTCCGATCTGGTCATCCTCGCCGGCCGGCCCGGCATGGGCAAGACCTCGCTGGCCACCAACATCGCCTTCAACATCGCGCACGCCTTTCGCGGCGAGCAGCAGGCCGACGGCAGCATCAAGGCCGTCGATGGCGGCGTCGTCGGCTTCTATTCGCTCGAGATGAGTTCGGAGCAGCTCGCCACGCGCATCATCTCCGAGCAGACCGAAATCTCCTCGTCCAAGATCCGTCGCGGCGACATCAACGAGGCCGACTTCGAAAAGCTGGTGGGCTGCGCCAACATGATGCAGCGCCTGCCGCTCTATATCGACCAGACCGGCGGCATCTCGATCGCCCAGCTTGCCGCGCGCGCGCGCCGTCTCAAGCGCCAGCGTGGCCTCGACGTGCTGATCATCGACTATGTGCAGCTGATGACCGGCTCGGCGGCCAAGGCCAACCAGGGCCGCGTGCAGGAGATCACCGAGATCACCACCGGGCTGAAGGCGCTGGCAAAGGAACTCAACGTGCCGATCATCGCCCTGTCGCAGCTTTCGCGCCAGGTGGAGAGCCGCGACGACAAGCGCCCGCAGCTTTCGGACCTGCGCGAGTCGGGCTCGATCGAGCAGGATGCGGACGTCGTGCTGTTCGTCTTTCGCGAGGAATACTACGTCAAGAACCAGGAGCCGCGCCGGTCTGCCGAAGAGATCGCCGGCGACATCAAGACCGAGGAATATCTCGCCTGGGAGGAGAAGATGCGCAAGGTGGAAGGCACCGCCGACGTCATCGTCGCCAAGCAGCGCCACGGCCCGACCGGAACCGTCCAGCTCGGCTTCCAGGGCGAATATACCCGCTTTTCCGATCTCGCCGATCCGGGCCACCTGCCCGAGCGCTTCGAATAG
- the radA gene encoding DNA repair protein RadA, whose amino-acid sequence MAKQRTQFICANCGTVHPRWSGKCDACGEWNTIVEENPTAGIGGGPNRTLRKGRPVALVPLSGESEDAPRIVSRVGELDRVTGGGIVRGSALLLGGDPGIGKSTLLMQAAAALSRAGHSVVYVSGEEAVAQVRLRAQRLGASDSDVQLAAETNIEDILATLDQGGKRPDLVILDSVQTLWTDSVESAPGTVTQVRASAQAMIRYAKSTGAAVVLVGHVTKEGQIAGPRVVEHMVDAVLQFEGDGAHQYRILRAIKNRFGPTDEIGVFEMTGAGLRQVPNPSELFLGERSANAPGAAVFAAMEGTRPVLVEIQALCAPTSLGTPRRAVVGWDSARLAMVIAVLEAHCGVRLGQHDVYLNVAGGYRIAEPAADLAVAAALVSSLAGLALPATSVYFGEISLSGAVRPVPHAAGRLKEADKLGFGEAVLPAGGGDTGNRRDGLHEMETLMDLVARIAGGKQLVREPDGD is encoded by the coding sequence TTGGCCAAGCAGCGCACCCAGTTCATCTGCGCCAATTGCGGCACCGTCCACCCCCGCTGGTCCGGCAAGTGCGATGCCTGCGGCGAATGGAACACGATCGTCGAGGAGAACCCGACCGCCGGCATCGGCGGCGGGCCGAACCGCACGCTGCGCAAGGGCCGGCCGGTGGCGCTCGTGCCGCTGTCCGGCGAAAGCGAGGACGCGCCACGCATCGTCAGCCGTGTCGGCGAGCTCGACCGCGTCACGGGCGGGGGCATCGTGCGCGGCTCGGCGCTGCTGCTCGGCGGCGATCCGGGCATCGGCAAGTCGACGCTGCTGATGCAGGCGGCGGCCGCCCTGTCGCGCGCCGGCCATTCGGTGGTCTACGTCTCGGGCGAGGAGGCGGTGGCACAGGTGCGCCTGCGGGCGCAGCGCCTCGGCGCTTCCGACAGCGATGTCCAGCTCGCCGCCGAAACCAACATCGAGGACATTCTCGCCACCCTTGATCAGGGCGGCAAACGGCCCGACCTCGTGATCCTCGACTCGGTGCAGACGCTTTGGACCGACAGCGTCGAAAGCGCGCCGGGCACGGTCACGCAGGTGCGCGCCTCGGCCCAGGCGATGATCCGCTACGCCAAGTCGACCGGCGCGGCGGTCGTGCTGGTCGGCCACGTCACCAAGGAAGGCCAGATCGCCGGCCCCCGGGTCGTCGAACACATGGTCGACGCCGTGCTGCAGTTCGAGGGCGACGGCGCGCACCAGTATCGCATCCTGCGCGCCATCAAGAACCGGTTCGGGCCGACCGACGAGATCGGCGTTTTCGAGATGACGGGCGCCGGCCTGCGCCAGGTGCCGAACCCGTCCGAACTGTTCCTCGGAGAGCGCTCGGCGAACGCGCCGGGAGCAGCGGTGTTCGCGGCCATGGAAGGGACCCGCCCGGTGCTCGTCGAGATCCAGGCCCTGTGCGCGCCCACTTCGCTCGGAACGCCGCGCCGTGCCGTGGTGGGCTGGGATTCGGCGCGCCTCGCCATGGTCATCGCCGTGCTCGAGGCCCATTGCGGCGTGCGGCTCGGCCAGCATGACGTCTATCTGAACGTCGCCGGCGGCTACAGGATCGCCGAACCGGCCGCAGACCTCGCCGTCGCGGCGGCGCTGGTGTCGTCGCTGGCCGGACTTGCCCTGCCGGCGACAAGCGTCTATTTCGGCGAAATCAGCCTGTCGGGCGCCGTCCGGCCGGTGCCGCATGCGGCGGGTCGCCTCAAAGAGGCCGACAAGCTCGGCTTCGGCGAGGCGGTGCTGCCCGCCGGCGGCGGCGACACCGGAAACCGGCGCGACGGGCTGCACGAAATGGAAACATTGATGGACCTCGTCGCGCGCATCGCCGGTGGAAAACAGCTTGTGCGCGAGCCGGACGGGGACTAA